A genomic region of Armatimonadota bacterium contains the following coding sequences:
- the dxs gene encoding 1-deoxy-D-xylulose-5-phosphate synthase, translated as MLEKITKPADLKGLSAEQLNTLAAEIREEIINGVAKNGGHLASNLGVVELATALYACYDLPKDIVIWDVGHQCYPHKLLTGRYHHFKTLRQFGGISGFPKRSESPYDFFGTGHASTSISAALGFAKARDLKGTKEHVVAVIGDGALTGGLAWEALNNAGQLKTSLTIVLNDNEMSISKSVGAFATHLSKLRMLPLYRKMEHRAKEVIESLPVGGKTISRTAEGILHGVTHLIGAQAGIIFEELGFTYLGPIDGHDISLLLDVFYHVKQIDGPVIVHVLTTKGKGYEHAENNARMFHGIAPFQVKDGKVEQTSRSLTYTEAFANALVDLAEKDERIVAVTAAMPDGTGLSKFAEKFPARFYDVGIAEQHAVTFAAGLAAAGLRPVVAVYSTFLQRAYDQIVHDVCLQKLPVVFAIDRAGLVGDDGPTHHGAFDLSYLRHIPNLVLAAPADVAELRDMLALAFSYDVPFAIRYPRGSAIDITAYRSSEPSVSMGMAELLAEGDDVCIIAVGPIVASALRAREILQESGVSAAVVNARFVKPLDSKLILSLVSQCRRLVLVEENAVQGGFGSAVLELLAASGIGDVDVRQIGLPDEFAAHGATSMLYELYGLDAEHIAAVALELVTRKSSGLEIKEIRG; from the coding sequence ATTCTTGAGAAGATAACTAAGCCAGCGGACCTAAAAGGTCTTTCGGCAGAGCAACTGAACACCCTTGCCGCGGAGATTCGAGAGGAAATAATTAACGGCGTGGCAAAAAACGGTGGTCATCTCGCTTCGAATCTTGGAGTGGTTGAGCTAGCCACCGCTTTATATGCATGCTACGATTTGCCGAAAGACATTGTTATATGGGACGTAGGACATCAGTGCTACCCCCATAAGCTTCTTACTGGCAGGTATCACCACTTCAAGACGCTTCGGCAGTTCGGCGGCATAAGTGGTTTTCCAAAGCGGAGCGAAAGCCCATATGACTTCTTTGGAACCGGTCATGCTAGCACGTCTATATCAGCTGCCCTTGGATTTGCAAAAGCACGCGATCTAAAGGGCACAAAAGAGCATGTGGTTGCAGTAATTGGCGATGGTGCGCTCACCGGTGGGCTTGCCTGGGAGGCACTAAATAATGCTGGCCAACTCAAGACGAGCCTAACGATTGTCCTCAATGACAATGAAATGTCTATTTCAAAAAGCGTGGGCGCGTTTGCAACTCATCTTAGCAAGCTACGCATGCTTCCGCTCTATAGGAAGATGGAGCATAGGGCGAAGGAAGTCATCGAAAGCTTGCCGGTAGGCGGTAAAACGATATCTCGAACTGCTGAGGGCATCCTTCATGGTGTGACACACCTGATTGGGGCACAAGCTGGTATTATATTCGAAGAGCTTGGTTTTACATATCTTGGTCCAATAGACGGCCACGACATTAGCCTGCTTCTTGATGTTTTTTACCATGTTAAGCAGATTGATGGGCCTGTGATAGTCCACGTCCTAACTACCAAAGGCAAAGGGTATGAACATGCTGAAAATAATGCACGAATGTTCCATGGAATCGCGCCATTCCAAGTGAAAGACGGCAAAGTCGAGCAAACATCAAGGTCGCTTACTTATACTGAGGCATTTGCCAATGCCTTGGTTGACCTTGCTGAGAAAGACGAGCGGATAGTTGCCGTGACGGCGGCGATGCCCGACGGCACAGGGCTAAGCAAATTTGCTGAGAAGTTCCCTGCGCGGTTTTACGATGTCGGCATTGCCGAGCAGCATGCTGTAACATTTGCAGCTGGGCTTGCGGCTGCTGGGCTAAGACCAGTTGTTGCGGTGTATTCAACTTTTCTTCAGCGTGCGTATGATCAAATTGTCCACGACGTATGCCTTCAAAAGCTCCCCGTTGTTTTTGCTATAGACCGTGCGGGACTAGTTGGCGACGACGGCCCAACGCATCATGGTGCTTTCGATCTCTCATATCTCCGCCATATCCCCAATCTCGTTTTGGCGGCGCCAGCTGATGTCGCAGAGCTTCGTGATATGCTTGCACTTGCTTTCTCTTATGATGTGCCGTTTGCAATTAGATATCCGAGAGGTTCGGCGATAGATATTACTGCATACAGGTCTTCAGAACCCAGCGTTTCGATGGGCATGGCGGAATTGCTTGCCGAAGGAGATGATGTTTGTATAATTGCTGTTGGTCCAATTGTGGCATCGGCTCTGAGAGCTAGGGAGATCCTTCAAGAGTCGGGGGTTTCGGCGGCGGTGGTGAATGCTAGGTTCGTGAAGCCACTTGACTCCAAACTAATTCTCAGCCTTGTGTCCCAATGCCGACGATTGGTGCTTGTTGAGGAGAATGCAGTTCAGGGTGGCTTTGGCAGCGCAGTTCTTGAATTGCTTGCCGCCTCGGGAATAGGCGATGTGGATGTCAGGCAAATTGGCCTTCCGGATGAGTTTGCCGCTCACGGTGCAACTTCAATGCTTTACGAGCTTTATGGTTTGGATGCCGAGCATATCGCGGCAGTTGCACTTGAGTTAGTAACGAGAAAGTCTAGCGGTCTTGAAATTAAAGAGATAAGAGGTTGA
- the holB gene encoding DNA polymerase III subunit delta' — translation MRFSDIEGQEGAIRALKFSLRRGEVAHAYLFVGPANTGKMATALAFASALNCVNKTFENNEDACGTCISCRRIEAGTHSDVRIITPEGDQTKIDQMREMIKSLQFAPLGGRWSVVIIEQADTLNPSSENAILKILEEPPSYAVLILLSCNPTLLLPTIRSRCRTIRFMRASTSEVEAMLKRNFDLPEEKVKLIAACSQGAIGRAIRMASDPAMLEDRAAVLGLIRNWPTSPPVLAFKTAETIRKMAEGTQSDTDERTRIGRLHRLLDYILSWYSDLLSLKIRGNDAPVCNIDMVDDLKEQVVLYTRERLQAAIKSIMDTRRYLAGNVTAQLALENMLFDIRPDNI, via the coding sequence ATGAGGTTTTCTGACATTGAAGGTCAAGAAGGTGCCATTCGTGCACTTAAATTCTCGCTTCGACGCGGCGAAGTTGCACATGCCTATCTTTTCGTAGGTCCAGCAAATACCGGCAAGATGGCAACCGCTCTTGCATTTGCATCTGCGCTAAACTGCGTCAACAAAACCTTCGAAAATAACGAGGATGCGTGCGGCACATGTATATCTTGCAGGCGGATAGAAGCCGGCACACACTCCGATGTCCGAATCATCACCCCAGAAGGCGACCAGACAAAGATTGACCAAATGCGAGAGATGATCAAGAGCCTTCAATTCGCACCTCTTGGAGGCCGTTGGTCTGTTGTAATTATCGAACAAGCAGACACCCTGAACCCCAGCTCTGAAAATGCAATTCTTAAAATCCTAGAGGAACCACCCTCCTATGCCGTCCTCATTCTGCTATCCTGCAACCCCACCCTTCTCCTTCCAACCATCCGGTCGAGGTGCAGAACAATAAGGTTTATGCGAGCTTCGACGTCTGAGGTCGAAGCGATGTTAAAAAGAAATTTCGACCTTCCCGAGGAAAAAGTAAAGCTAATCGCTGCATGCTCACAAGGCGCCATCGGTCGAGCAATACGCATGGCATCCGACCCTGCGATGCTTGAGGACCGAGCTGCTGTGCTAGGACTCATCCGCAATTGGCCCACCTCGCCACCAGTACTAGCATTCAAGACCGCCGAGACAATTCGCAAGATGGCCGAAGGAACACAGTCGGATACCGACGAACGCACGCGAATTGGAAGGCTCCACAGACTGCTGGACTACATCCTTTCCTGGTATTCTGACCTTCTTTCGCTTAAGATTCGGGGAAACGACGCGCCAGTTTGCAATATTGACATGGTGGATGATTTGAAAGAGCAGGTGGTTCTCTATACAAGAGAGCGGCTTCAAGCGGCAATTAAGTCAATAATGGACACACGGCGATACTTGGCTGGAAATGTCACTGCTCAATTAGCACTTGAGAATATGCTGTTTGATATTCGGCCTGATAATATATGA
- a CDS encoding cyclic-di-AMP receptor produces MKLVITVIHDRDKARISEALLRSNFKFTKLASTGGFLRDGNVTFLIGVEEKRLEELLGVIRDSCKTREQYANFIPPDAGPVGVFMPSPVKVLVGGAVVFVVDVERFERF; encoded by the coding sequence ATGAAACTAGTCATCACAGTCATCCACGACAGAGACAAAGCAAGGATTTCGGAGGCTCTCCTCCGCTCAAACTTTAAGTTTACAAAGCTGGCAAGCACTGGTGGTTTTCTTCGCGATGGTAACGTCACTTTTCTCATAGGCGTCGAGGAAAAGCGGCTGGAAGAGTTGCTTGGCGTAATCCGAGATAGCTGCAAAACCCGCGAGCAATATGCAAATTTCATCCCACCAGATGCCGGTCCGGTAGGCGTATTTATGCCAAGCCCTGTAAAAGTGCTTGTCGGCGGCGCAGTCGTCTTTGTTGTGGATGTAGAACGCTTCGAACGGTTCTGA
- the tmk gene encoding dTMP kinase — MDAYFITLEGPEGSGKSTQAEMLADALIKHGIKVKLTREPGGDPISEKIRNILLQGADDEITDRTELFLYLAARAQHTERVIRPSLEAGVTIICARYIDSTTAYQGYGSGFDLELIRQLNHFATNGLMPHLTLLLDIDVETGLRRQRRWNRIERKSIEYHQRVRAGFLEEARLNPNRIVVIDSSRDVKTVHQEILRHVAEKLGLPI, encoded by the coding sequence GTGGATGCTTATTTCATAACTTTGGAAGGGCCAGAAGGATCCGGCAAGTCGACGCAGGCCGAAATGCTTGCCGATGCCCTAATAAAACATGGAATCAAAGTAAAGCTAACGCGAGAGCCTGGCGGCGACCCAATCAGCGAAAAAATTAGGAACATTCTCCTCCAAGGAGCAGACGATGAGATAACCGATAGAACCGAGCTTTTCCTTTATCTAGCCGCACGTGCCCAACATACGGAAAGAGTAATCCGCCCGAGCCTTGAGGCTGGCGTTACCATCATATGCGCCAGGTATATTGACTCAACAACCGCATACCAAGGCTACGGCAGTGGCTTCGACTTAGAGCTTATTCGTCAACTAAATCACTTTGCAACAAACGGTTTGATGCCGCACCTCACTTTGCTCCTCGATATTGATGTTGAGACAGGCCTCCGACGCCAGCGCAGGTGGAATAGAATCGAGCGCAAGTCCATTGAATATCATCAGCGAGTTCGCGCCGGCTTTCTGGAAGAGGCAAGGCTAAACCCCAACAGAATTGTCGTCATAGATTCATCCCGCGATGTCAAGACAGTCCACCAGGAAATCTTACGCCATGTTGCGGAAAAGCTCGGATTGCCAATATAA
- a CDS encoding R3H domain-containing nucleic acid-binding protein, translating to MERTRMRQEQITDNLDQLLDVLPTHIRACLQDQPDLDELLEIVLDLGRPAEARFPLRVLELCDIEVTSEDIDYVVSRVGAFGKDNRAGIERTLHRISAIRNRQGKIVGLTCRIGRAVYGTIDIIRDVVESGKSILLLGRPGVGKTTKLREVARVLSDEFKKRVVVVDTSNEIAGDGDIPHPAIGHARRMQVMSPELQHAVMIEAVENHMPEVIVIDEIGTEAEAFAARTIAERGVQLIATAHGNSLENLLMNPTLSDLVGGIQAVTLSDEEAKRRGTQKTVLERKAPPTFDIVIEIMEVDKLAIHHDVAKVVDKLLRGTPPRPEIRIRNPEGEVEVVQEADLDVRAPEEVGTLVPPIPQAKPLPQTVRIFPYGVSRNRLERAIRELKVPAYITKDWREADVIITLKAHARKEPAKLKDATEREIPTYIVKSNTYTQIATVLKTIFKVSEFENEELALREAEEAIERVLAGEEMAELMPQSSYIRRLQHQLAAENKLISESVGTEPFRRVRIMRP from the coding sequence ATGGAAAGGACGCGCATGCGCCAGGAGCAAATAACTGACAACCTCGATCAGCTACTCGATGTCCTGCCGACGCACATTCGTGCTTGCCTTCAGGACCAACCAGACCTGGACGAGCTGTTGGAGATTGTTCTTGACCTCGGCAGGCCTGCCGAAGCCCGGTTTCCACTTAGGGTACTGGAGCTTTGCGATATAGAAGTTACTTCTGAGGATATTGACTACGTAGTCTCCCGGGTCGGAGCATTTGGAAAAGACAATAGAGCTGGAATCGAGCGCACTTTACACCGCATTTCCGCCATACGCAACCGCCAAGGAAAAATAGTCGGCCTTACATGCCGAATTGGCCGTGCTGTATATGGCACCATAGACATAATTCGCGACGTCGTGGAGAGCGGTAAGAGCATCCTCTTGCTAGGTCGCCCAGGCGTCGGAAAAACTACCAAGCTACGCGAAGTTGCCCGCGTCTTAAGCGACGAGTTTAAAAAGCGCGTCGTCGTCGTGGATACCTCAAATGAAATAGCTGGCGACGGAGATATACCACATCCAGCCATTGGACATGCTCGCCGCATGCAAGTTATGTCACCCGAGCTCCAACATGCGGTCATGATTGAAGCAGTTGAAAATCACATGCCTGAGGTCATAGTTATTGACGAAATTGGCACGGAAGCTGAAGCATTTGCAGCGCGAACAATTGCTGAGCGAGGGGTACAGCTCATTGCAACTGCCCACGGCAACTCGCTCGAAAACCTACTGATGAACCCCACTCTTTCCGACCTTGTCGGAGGCATCCAAGCAGTAACCCTTAGCGACGAGGAGGCAAAGCGGAGAGGCACACAAAAAACGGTGCTAGAGCGAAAAGCACCACCGACATTCGACATAGTCATAGAAATCATGGAAGTTGACAAGCTAGCCATTCACCACGACGTGGCGAAGGTTGTGGATAAGCTACTGCGTGGCACACCTCCTCGCCCTGAAATCCGCATCAGAAACCCTGAGGGCGAAGTTGAGGTTGTCCAAGAAGCCGACCTCGATGTGCGAGCTCCCGAAGAGGTAGGCACACTGGTGCCGCCAATTCCTCAAGCCAAACCCCTACCCCAGACAGTTCGAATTTTCCCCTATGGTGTAAGTAGGAATAGGCTCGAACGAGCAATTCGAGAACTTAAAGTCCCTGCATACATCACCAAAGATTGGCGAGAGGCAGATGTAATCATTACCCTCAAAGCACATGCTAGGAAAGAACCCGCTAAATTGAAAGATGCTACTGAACGCGAAATTCCTACATATATCGTCAAAAGCAACACGTACACCCAAATAGCAACGGTTCTCAAGACGATATTCAAGGTTTCGGAATTTGAAAACGAAGAGCTTGCGCTCCGTGAGGCAGAGGAAGCAATAGAACGGGTTCTGGCGGGCGAGGAAATGGCGGAACTAATGCCGCAAAGCAGTTACATCAGGCGGCTACAACATCAACTTGCCGCAGAAAATAAACTCATCTCAGAAAGCGTTGGAACCGAGCCATTTCGTCGCGTAAGAATCATGAGACCATAA
- a CDS encoding DUF1559 domain-containing protein — translation MASGKKGFTLIELLVVIAIIIILAAILFPVFAKARERAMQTTCANNLKQLGVAAEMYQSDWDDVLVPWGAPFDWAGAHWPQLLDPYLKQIEGGRMTGTNLGKIYRCPSFEADEVASWSAERSYGMNVYCGGWYKLDGSDARVVPLSKVRYPAQTVRIAETCWPGGQKGTFFAATPNPPLNYIAPPGRHNGLNNVLWIDGHVSAMTNERYLLKDNNVDELGYVGNVWCRMSGPKPANN, via the coding sequence ATGGCGAGTGGAAAGAAAGGCTTTACACTCATCGAGTTGCTTGTGGTCATAGCAATTATTATCATTCTCGCGGCAATATTATTCCCTGTGTTCGCGAAAGCCCGAGAAAGGGCAATGCAGACAACTTGTGCCAACAACCTAAAGCAGCTCGGCGTAGCCGCCGAAATGTACCAGTCTGACTGGGATGACGTCCTCGTTCCATGGGGCGCACCTTTCGACTGGGCAGGAGCACACTGGCCGCAATTGCTTGACCCCTATCTAAAACAAATCGAAGGGGGTAGGATGACAGGCACGAACTTGGGAAAAATCTACAGATGCCCAAGCTTTGAAGCGGACGAAGTAGCCTCCTGGTCTGCGGAGCGGTCATATGGCATGAACGTCTACTGCGGTGGCTGGTACAAACTCGATGGAAGCGATGCTCGAGTCGTACCATTAAGCAAGGTACGCTATCCCGCACAGACAGTGCGAATAGCCGAAACATGTTGGCCTGGCGGACAGAAGGGTACATTCTTCGCCGCCACACCAAACCCGCCCTTGAACTACATAGCACCGCCAGGACGGCACAACGGCCTGAACAACGTGCTCTGGATTGACGGCCACGTAAGCGCAATGACAAATGAGCGTTATCTTTTAAAGGATAACAACGTTGACGAACTCGGCTACGTTGGAAATGTATGGTGCCGCATGTCAGGGCCCAAACCAGCCAATAATTAA
- a CDS encoding DUF1559 domain-containing protein: protein MVGKQKGFTLIELLVVIAIIIILAAILFPVFAKARERAMQTTCANNLKQLGVAAEMYQSDWDDVLVPYGAPFQWGQGMWPTLLNPYLKQIMGDTMDTEGKLGKVFKCPSAVEDEVASWSAERSYGMNPFCGGWMSDPKTAVVVPLSKVHYPAQTVRIAETWWGAAQKGTFFAPYPTRTDGVAPPGRHNGLNNVLWIDGHVSAMTNERYMLRDNGTGPGGPNVWCRLEGPKPANN from the coding sequence ATGGTTGGTAAACAGAAGGGTTTTACCCTAATTGAGCTGCTGGTCGTAATTGCCATTATTATCATTCTTGCGGCAATCCTATTCCCTGTGTTCGCGAAAGCTCGAGAGAGGGCAATGCAGACAACTTGTGCCAACAATCTAAAGCAGCTCGGCGTAGCCGCCGAAATGTACCAGTCTGACTGGGATGACGTCCTCGTTCCTTACGGCGCTCCATTCCAGTGGGGGCAAGGCATGTGGCCCACACTGCTAAACCCATATCTAAAGCAGATAATGGGCGACACAATGGATACAGAAGGCAAATTGGGCAAAGTATTTAAGTGCCCAAGCGCAGTGGAGGATGAAGTAGCATCCTGGTCTGCGGAACGCTCATATGGCATGAACCCCTTCTGCGGTGGATGGATGAGCGACCCGAAAACCGCTGTAGTTGTTCCGCTTTCAAAGGTACACTATCCGGCGCAGACTGTCCGCATAGCCGAGACATGGTGGGGAGCGGCTCAGAAGGGAACCTTCTTCGCACCATACCCCACTCGAACGGATGGCGTTGCTCCCCCGGGTAGGCACAACGGCCTAAATAATGTGCTTTGGATAGACGGTCATGTAAGTGCAATGACAAATGAGCGCTACATGCTGAGGGATAACGGCACAGGACCAGGTGGGCCAAACGTATGGTGCAGGTTAGAAGGTCCGAAGCCGGCCAATAATTAA
- a CDS encoding prepilin-type N-terminal cleavage/methylation domain-containing protein gives MKNRKKGFTLIELLVVIAIIAILAAILFPVFLSARAKARSSQCLSNLNQLAKAFQMYTSDYDERFPCTEIPRDRYNGDYTLVGADPVFLSRTWVSRIDPYVKSGEVVDGVLRGCFVCPDASKVWKVYLRRGQPDQASYGYNFLFLGLPYKFGDTKTNPYAGSYKFNWGAARLGRIVNPSETILLVENATVWAFPPYGFVDPVPPNPDSTNTKGSQISANQYVRPRHNNKTNVAWCDGHTSTRDTQELVAAGLWYGNRSQDPRNREQGKAPDNRLWDRL, from the coding sequence ATGAAAAACCGAAAGAAAGGATTCACCCTAATTGAGTTGCTTGTGGTCATAGCAATCATTGCTATTTTGGCCGCGATTCTCTTCCCCGTGTTTTTATCAGCAAGGGCTAAGGCACGATCAAGCCAGTGTTTGTCCAACTTGAACCAGCTTGCCAAAGCGTTCCAGATGTATACATCGGACTACGACGAACGCTTCCCTTGCACAGAGATACCTAGGGATAGGTACAATGGGGATTATACCTTAGTAGGCGCAGATCCTGTTTTCCTTTCTCGGACCTGGGTATCTCGGATTGATCCCTATGTAAAATCGGGAGAGGTAGTAGACGGCGTACTGAGGGGTTGTTTTGTATGCCCCGATGCAAGCAAAGTTTGGAAGGTTTATCTTCGCAGAGGACAACCTGACCAAGCTAGCTACGGATATAACTTCCTGTTCCTTGGTTTGCCGTATAAGTTTGGTGATACCAAAACCAACCCATATGCAGGAAGCTACAAGTTCAACTGGGGAGCCGCCAGATTGGGACGGATAGTGAACCCATCTGAGACAATCCTGCTAGTGGAGAACGCAACGGTATGGGCATTTCCGCCCTACGGCTTCGTTGACCCGGTCCCACCAAACCCTGACTCGACTAATACTAAGGGATCGCAAATTTCTGCGAATCAGTACGTGAGGCCAAGGCACAATAACAAAACCAATGTCGCCTGGTGTGATGGGCACACCTCAACGCGCGACACCCAAGAACTTGTTGCTGCAGGTCTTTGGTATGGCAATAGAAGCCAGGACCCAAGAAACCGCGAACAAGGAAAAGCCCCAGATAACAGGCTGTGGGATAGATTGTAA
- a CDS encoding 16S rRNA (uracil(1498)-N(3))-methyltransferase, translated as MHRFYVPTQQFFDNQAWLSGGQHRQIRNVLRLRVGDLIALFDGSGREFVARIQKIEKDRVLVEILESRIPKTEPSIRLTLGLSLLKGEKMDIALQKCTEIGVSEFLIVQAQRSVRRISEDKQNTKLERWRAIVREAAEQSGRTRVPSVEGPFSFENAIIRVKNQGRRFIAWEQEKEVTLWAAVRNIEKVNEVAFFIGPEGSFTTEEIDIAKRNGATTVSLGPRILRAETAAIVGSALIIYNLVGT; from the coding sequence ATGCATCGGTTCTATGTACCGACTCAGCAGTTTTTTGATAACCAAGCTTGGCTAAGTGGGGGCCAGCACAGGCAGATACGCAATGTCCTACGTCTAAGAGTTGGAGACCTTATTGCCCTGTTCGACGGTTCCGGCAGGGAGTTCGTTGCGCGAATTCAGAAAATAGAAAAAGACCGCGTTTTAGTTGAGATCCTTGAAAGCCGAATACCGAAAACCGAACCAAGCATTCGCCTAACGCTTGGCTTGAGCCTTTTAAAAGGCGAGAAAATGGACATTGCACTGCAAAAGTGCACAGAGATTGGCGTATCAGAATTCCTGATTGTGCAAGCCCAGCGCTCAGTGCGCCGAATAAGCGAAGACAAACAGAACACAAAACTTGAACGGTGGCGCGCAATCGTCAGAGAAGCCGCCGAGCAATCAGGCAGAACCCGCGTGCCAAGCGTGGAGGGTCCATTTTCGTTTGAGAATGCAATAATTCGGGTAAAAAACCAAGGCAGAAGATTTATTGCATGGGAGCAAGAAAAAGAAGTAACCCTGTGGGCCGCGGTTCGAAACATAGAAAAAGTAAATGAAGTTGCCTTTTTCATAGGTCCGGAGGGGAGCTTCACAACAGAAGAAATTGATATCGCAAAAAGAAATGGAGCGACCACGGTGTCGCTTGGGCCAAGAATTCTGCGAGCAGAAACGGCGGCTATTGTAGGAAGTGCGTTGATTATATACAATTTGGTTGGTACGTAG
- a CDS encoding response regulator, with protein MAKPSILIVDDEPQVLSLLTEALERNEYQTFGAQNAETALELLKKKQIDVIFLDLRMPATDGAQTLERIRETHPTTPVVIITAYPRDLLVDRAMKLGAFACLIKPFSMADVLAILDVLEIEKAA; from the coding sequence ATGGCAAAACCGAGCATTCTCATTGTTGACGACGAACCTCAGGTATTAAGCCTGCTCACAGAGGCTCTCGAACGCAATGAGTATCAGACTTTTGGAGCCCAGAATGCTGAAACAGCCCTGGAACTCCTTAAAAAGAAACAAATTGACGTAATTTTCCTAGACTTGAGAATGCCTGCCACGGATGGCGCGCAAACCCTCGAGCGCATCAGAGAAACTCACCCTACTACGCCAGTCGTAATCATTACCGCTTACCCCCGCGATTTGCTGGTCGATAGAGCAATGAAATTAGGGGCGTTTGCCTGTCTAATAAAACCTTTCAGTATGGCTGACGTCCTTGCCATTCTTGACGTGCTAGAAATAGAGAAAGCTGCTTAA
- a CDS encoding GGDEF domain-containing protein, producing MKTVRDVMTTNVIQLVPSNKIKTAIMLMKGHNIGGMPVVDNGVVLGIVDYQDLLGKDEDVPVQHIMDKEYVPVPPDMTVADAADLMAKVGANRLLVMEESRLVGIVTRGDLLPELGKSFDPITKLPRSDAMRDWGIAALKRGQEITVIFIDLDKFGDFNKKYGHITGDKVLRHVAEILSSGTDEGTDFLCRYAGDEFVIVTLRNSKEARELADSLEKKLRETPPGDLPEPVTGSIGVHGGKRTKEREDVHYEATLDNLINLASKACTAAKSKQLGVASLNGEKTIAEPPATAEPESAPTPPAAEIPAIDLSRSRLRIRALNFSWEGGSLATAEVQLAQGEVVQGHSCSGFALGRNALRLVSDATAGAVCKFLPAGYGVVVDSINLIENGINDDIVLVTALIITPQAEIKVSGSSIVKQDAYRAAAAALLDAVNRQIGFLGLKQNS from the coding sequence ATGAAGACAGTACGCGACGTCATGACAACCAATGTCATCCAACTTGTCCCTTCAAACAAAATAAAGACTGCAATAATGCTAATGAAAGGTCACAACATCGGGGGCATGCCTGTAGTCGACAACGGCGTTGTTCTTGGAATTGTTGACTATCAAGACCTGCTTGGCAAAGACGAAGATGTGCCCGTTCAACATATTATGGATAAGGAATACGTGCCAGTTCCTCCCGACATGACAGTTGCCGACGCTGCCGACTTGATGGCAAAAGTTGGGGCAAATCGGCTACTCGTGATGGAGGAAAGCCGGCTAGTTGGCATTGTGACGCGCGGCGACCTTCTGCCCGAATTAGGAAAATCATTCGACCCAATCACCAAACTGCCCAGGTCTGATGCAATGCGTGATTGGGGAATTGCCGCCCTGAAGCGAGGGCAGGAGATAACTGTCATTTTCATAGACCTAGACAAGTTCGGCGACTTCAACAAGAAATACGGCCACATAACTGGCGACAAAGTTCTTCGCCATGTGGCTGAAATCCTTTCGTCCGGCACGGATGAGGGCACCGACTTCCTATGCCGTTACGCGGGCGACGAGTTCGTAATAGTCACCCTTCGAAATAGCAAAGAAGCAAGAGAACTCGCCGATAGTTTAGAGAAAAAGCTGCGCGAGACCCCTCCGGGCGACCTTCCGGAACCTGTTACAGGTTCGATAGGAGTTCATGGAGGCAAGCGAACAAAAGAAAGAGAAGACGTTCACTATGAGGCGACGCTTGATAATCTGATTAACCTCGCCAGCAAAGCATGTACAGCAGCAAAAAGCAAGCAATTGGGAGTAGCCTCGCTCAACGGTGAAAAAACAATTGCCGAGCCACCTGCGACTGCTGAGCCCGAATCTGCGCCGACGCCGCCAGCCGCCGAAATTCCTGCAATCGATTTGTCACGCTCTAGGTTAAGAATACGTGCACTAAACTTCTCCTGGGAGGGTGGGTCACTCGCAACCGCAGAAGTTCAACTTGCCCAAGGAGAGGTTGTGCAAGGACATTCATGTAGCGGATTTGCGCTCGGAAGAAATGCATTGCGCCTAGTTTCCGACGCCACCGCAGGAGCTGTTTGCAAGTTCCTCCCAGCAGGATATGGCGTGGTTGTTGACAGCATTAACCTAATTGAGAACGGCATTAATGACGACATAGTGCTGGTAACAGCGCTTATTATCACCCCGCAAGCGGAAATTAAGGTGTCTGGCAGCTCCATAGTAAAGCAAGACGCCTACCGAGCAGCTGCAGCCGCCTTGCTAGATGCGGTCAACAGACAAATAGGTTTTCTCGGCCTCAAGCAAAATTCTTGA